A window of the Zeugodacus cucurbitae isolate PBARC_wt_2022May chromosome 4, idZeuCucr1.2, whole genome shotgun sequence genome harbors these coding sequences:
- the LOC105211798 gene encoding probable RNA helicase armi isoform X2, with protein MPSTEKIEEQIAELRNEKPTFFSTHQRNILGLIMERKPGAIVVDTEHKLMNINLDTVEIDFIPQAGDRVFICCNVQSDEHFVNRQGEILQEVSVHPARLLKQEKCKVRRLNTDWGVLNDDCYFTFDVVPNTCKLDIGDIVLADLIECERDPYIWRCIKLSLLERTIPPATTSTITATSNNEVKKTVLNPRKDNNHAITVTEDARCIFSATFQTQRIEMVIKNNIERNMRVLSIDFLGRRRDSQIKLVDPDHDNTAFEIAANSSRTLVFEVESKFYGESREVFIIKFESFRVKRSIFIAVCETEAEAEAVRAQPNHITASTLNGGAQNLRQRSRHYANQVWSNKGEVIPGVGLATKRRFLSLRIPYYEVPERLRNAYLTSTSRQEMIDNVEGMFPCLKEELSLKNYTIRFETLVFLEEIEYFVNFRNYDRERAHFTRDGEFLSLTIENLSERRPSLVIGDTVRAINPWCNDDDKRSYDGVIHKVLFNRVLLKFNEGFQSKYNGEDYRLEFYYSRFAFRKQHFAVNRIIKHVGEQFLFPSRVHNREEPQLQIELDSDDNLILQDTTCPWFNPLLNPIQKRAIRNILRGETHNMPYIIFGPPGTGKTMTLVEIVLQLVKLLPSSRLLIGTPSNGSADLIATRLIDSKQLQPGDFVRLVSQNQIEKELVPEHLMPYCATVDMAADGTCDDSMIVTESGMKLRCQMKYLGRHRVTISTCTTLGNFLQMGFPPGHFTHVLIDESGQCTEPEVMVPMCLVSQKRGQVILAGDPHQLQAIVINRFASERGLSVSLLERILGRTPYLRDVMRFPDTSGFDPRLVTKLLYNYRSLPSILNVYSELFYDSELRAMVNEKNSREADMLKKLDVLLPVSEKRPKTHGIFFYGTRSENKQESDSPSWFNPLEARNVFLMTIKLYRQGIQPENIGIITPYMKQVKHLRTLFIEADIAMPKIGSVEEFQGQERDIILISTVRSSQKLIGSDLRHALGFVQSAKRMNVAISRARYLMFIFGNPHLLYLDHCWRSCIKYCVDNEAYLGCDLPDDFETRPELNENGAMMDETASK; from the exons ATGCCAAGCACAGAGAAG ATTGAGGAGCAAATAGCCGAGCTACGAAATGAAAAGCCGACGTTCTTCAGCACACATCAACGGAATATTCTGGGGCTTATAATGGAGCGTAAGCCGGGTGCTATTGTCGTGGATACCGAACACAAACTGATGAACATTAATTTAGACACAGTAGAAATAGATTTTATACCACAAGCAGGTGATCGTGTATTTATCTGTTGCAACGTACAGAGTGATGAACATTTCGTTAATCGACAAGGTGAAATACTGCAAGAGGTCAGTGTGCATCCAGCTCGTTtactaaaacaagaaaaatgtaAAGTACGTCGTTTGAACACCGACTGGGGAGTACTAAACGACGACTGCTACTTTACTTTTGACGTTGTGCCTAACACGTGTAAGCTTGACATTGGCGATATAGTTTTAGCCGATCTAATCGAATGTGAGCGT gATCCATACATATGGCgatgtattaaattatctttgtTAGAACGTACAATACCGCCGGCGACTACTTCCACCATAACAGCTACTTCAAATAACGAAGTCAAAAAAACGGTGTTGAACCCACGCAAAGACAACAATCATGCAATCACTGTTACTGAGGATGCTCGATGCATTTTTTCTGCAACCTTTCAAACCCAACGCATCGAAATGGTCATTAAGAACAATATAGAACGAAATATGCGTGTACTTTCCATCGATTTTTTGGGACGACGACGAGATTCGCAAATTAAACTTGTAGACCCTGATCATGACAATACCGCGTTCGAAATCGCCGCTAACAGTAGCCGCACACTAGTGTTTGAAGTAGAATCGAAATTTTATGGAGAATCGCGTGAAGTTTTTATTATCAAATTCGAATCATTCCGCGTGAAGCGTTCCATTTTTATAGCTGTGTGCGAGACTGAGGCGGAAGCGGAAGCTGTACGTGCTCAGCCTAATCATATTACAGCAAGTACGTTGAATGGTGGTGCACAAAATCTACGCCAACGCTCTCGTCACTACGCTAATCAAGTTTGGTCGAATAAAGGGGAAGTCATACCCGGTGTAGGTTTGGCAACAAAGCGACGTTTTCTATCGCTTCGGATCCCCTATTATGAGGTGCCCGAACGATTGCGCAATGCTTATTTAACGTCGACCAGCCGCCAAGAAATGATAGACAACGTGGAAGGCATGTTCCCTTGTTTGAAAGAGGAGCTCAGCTTGAAGAACTATACAATTCGATTCGAAACACTAGTTTTTCTAGAAGAAAtcgaatattttgtaaatttccgAAATTACGATCGCGAGAGGGCGCATTTCACACGTGATGGCGAATTTTTGTCGCTGACAATCGAAAATCTATCTGAACGACGCCCGTCACTCGTTATTGGTGACACCGTACGCGCTATAAATCCTTGGTGTAATGATGATGATAAGCGTAGTTATGACGGCGTAATTCATAAAGTCCTTTTCAATCGTGTATTGCTGAAATTTAACGAAGGTTTTCAGTCCAAATATAACGGTGAAGATTATCGTTTGGAATTCTATTATTCGCGATTTGCTTTTCGAAAACAACACTTTGCAGTGAATCGTATAATAAAGCATGTGGGAGAACAATTTCTATTTCCTTCTCGTGTACACAACCGTGAAGAGCCACAACTGCAAATCGAATTAGACAGTGACGATAATCTTATACTACAAGACACCACTTGTCCATGGTTTAATCCGCTACTGAATCCAATACAAAAGCGAGCCATACGTAATATTTTGAGAGGTGAAACACATAATATGCCTTACATAATATTTGGGCCACCAGGCACCGGCAAAACCATGACACTCGTCGAAATTGTGTTACAGCTGGTTAAACTCTTACCCAGTTCACGTCTACTTATTGGCACACCCTCGAATGGATCTGCAGATTTGATAGCAACACGTTTGATTGATTCTAAACAACTACAACCAGGAGACTTTGTGCGCTTAGTTTCGCAGAATCAAATTGAGAAAGAACTGGTGCCGGAACACCTAATGCCATATTGTGCTACTGTGGATATGGCTGCCGATGGCACTTGTGACGATTCG ATGATTGTTACGGAATCAGGCATGAAATTACGCTGCCAAATGAAATATCTTGGCCGTCATCGGGTGACCATCAGCACTTGTACTACACTTGGCAATTTCCTACAAATGGGTTTCCCACCTGGACATTTCACACATGTGCTCATCGATGAATCTGGTCAGTGCACGGAACCCGAAGTGATGGTGCCCATGTGTTTAGTGTCGCAAAAGCGAGGACAAGTGATATTGGCCGGTGATCCACATCAACTGCAAGCGATAGTGATTAATCGATTTGCATCGGAACGGGGCTTATCAGTGTCACTGCTCGAGCGCATACTGGGTCGTACACCGTACCTACGCGATGTGATGCGTTTCCCCGACACTTCCGGATTCGATCCACGCTTGGTCACCAAACTACTGTATAACTACCGTTCCTTACCGTCCATACTCAATGTCTATAGCGAGTTGTTCTACGATTCCGAACTGCGAGCAATGGTCAATGAGAAGAATTCGCGTGAAGCTGATATGTTGAAGAAACTAGATGTGCTGCTGCCGGTCTCAGAGAAGCGTCCGAAGACTCATGGAATTTTCTTTTATGGCACTCGCAGCGAAAATAAACAGGAATCCGACTCACCATCGTGGTTTAATCCACTAGAAGCGAGAAAT GTGTTTTTGATGACCATCAAGTTATATCGTCAAGGCATTCAACCTGAAAACATCGGCATAATTACACCATATATGAAGCAAGTGAAGCATTTGCGCACGCTTTTTATCGAAGCCGATATTGCCATGCCGAAAATTGGTTCCGTAGAAGAGTTCCAGGGCCAG GAACGTGATATCATCCTTATATCTACAGTGCGCTCTTCACAGAAACTAATTGGCAGTGATTTGCGTCATGCCCTTGGTTTCGTACAAAGCGCCAAACGCATGAACGTGGCAATTTCGCGTGCACGCTACCTCATGTTTATATTTGGCAACCCCCATTTGCTATATTTGGATCATTGTTGGCGTTCGTGTATAAAATATTGCGTGGACAATGAGGCCTATTTGGGCTGTGATCTGCCAGACGACTTTGAGACGAGACCCGAACTCAATGAGAATGGTGCGATGATGGATGAGACTGCTTCCAAGTAA
- the LOC105211798 gene encoding probable RNA helicase armi isoform X1, whose translation MLSFFKNLWDSMDAEKQKRLFASKLEEEQRHLDTEIEKEESEKAKKGENFNMQNVLRCINDPQNGPLSSNEEDKCFERLGVITTLKSNHGTIDHAIFFDIDAACGLANELKIGCHVKYLAYQQVHSDHIKVVQIKDVSELFWDETMPSTEKIEEQIAELRNEKPTFFSTHQRNILGLIMERKPGAIVVDTEHKLMNINLDTVEIDFIPQAGDRVFICCNVQSDEHFVNRQGEILQEVSVHPARLLKQEKCKVRRLNTDWGVLNDDCYFTFDVVPNTCKLDIGDIVLADLIECERDPYIWRCIKLSLLERTIPPATTSTITATSNNEVKKTVLNPRKDNNHAITVTEDARCIFSATFQTQRIEMVIKNNIERNMRVLSIDFLGRRRDSQIKLVDPDHDNTAFEIAANSSRTLVFEVESKFYGESREVFIIKFESFRVKRSIFIAVCETEAEAEAVRAQPNHITASTLNGGAQNLRQRSRHYANQVWSNKGEVIPGVGLATKRRFLSLRIPYYEVPERLRNAYLTSTSRQEMIDNVEGMFPCLKEELSLKNYTIRFETLVFLEEIEYFVNFRNYDRERAHFTRDGEFLSLTIENLSERRPSLVIGDTVRAINPWCNDDDKRSYDGVIHKVLFNRVLLKFNEGFQSKYNGEDYRLEFYYSRFAFRKQHFAVNRIIKHVGEQFLFPSRVHNREEPQLQIELDSDDNLILQDTTCPWFNPLLNPIQKRAIRNILRGETHNMPYIIFGPPGTGKTMTLVEIVLQLVKLLPSSRLLIGTPSNGSADLIATRLIDSKQLQPGDFVRLVSQNQIEKELVPEHLMPYCATVDMAADGTCDDSMIVTESGMKLRCQMKYLGRHRVTISTCTTLGNFLQMGFPPGHFTHVLIDESGQCTEPEVMVPMCLVSQKRGQVILAGDPHQLQAIVINRFASERGLSVSLLERILGRTPYLRDVMRFPDTSGFDPRLVTKLLYNYRSLPSILNVYSELFYDSELRAMVNEKNSREADMLKKLDVLLPVSEKRPKTHGIFFYGTRSENKQESDSPSWFNPLEARNVFLMTIKLYRQGIQPENIGIITPYMKQVKHLRTLFIEADIAMPKIGSVEEFQGQERDIILISTVRSSQKLIGSDLRHALGFVQSAKRMNVAISRARYLMFIFGNPHLLYLDHCWRSCIKYCVDNEAYLGCDLPDDFETRPELNENGAMMDETASK comes from the exons aTGTTgtcattttttaaaaatctatgGGATTCCATGGATGCGGAGAAGCAAAAACGTTTATTTGCGTCAAAACTAGAAGAGGAGCAGAGACATCTGGACACGGAAATTGAAAAAGAAGAAAGTGAAAAAGCCAAAAAGGGTGAGAATTTTAACATGCAAAATGTGTTAAGATGTATTAACGATCCGCAAAATGGTCCTTTGTCTAGTAACGAAGAGGATAAATGTTTTGAACGTCTTG GAGTTATAACAACACTAAAAAGCAACCATGGTACTATTGATCATGCAATATTTTTCGATATCGATGCGGCTTGCGGATTGGCAAACGAACTTAAAATCGGCTGTCATGTAAAGTACTTGGCATATCAACAAGTTCATAGCGACCACATCAAAGTGGTACAAATCAAAGACGTTTCCGAATTGTTTTGGGACGAAACAATGCCAAGCACAGAGAAG ATTGAGGAGCAAATAGCCGAGCTACGAAATGAAAAGCCGACGTTCTTCAGCACACATCAACGGAATATTCTGGGGCTTATAATGGAGCGTAAGCCGGGTGCTATTGTCGTGGATACCGAACACAAACTGATGAACATTAATTTAGACACAGTAGAAATAGATTTTATACCACAAGCAGGTGATCGTGTATTTATCTGTTGCAACGTACAGAGTGATGAACATTTCGTTAATCGACAAGGTGAAATACTGCAAGAGGTCAGTGTGCATCCAGCTCGTTtactaaaacaagaaaaatgtaAAGTACGTCGTTTGAACACCGACTGGGGAGTACTAAACGACGACTGCTACTTTACTTTTGACGTTGTGCCTAACACGTGTAAGCTTGACATTGGCGATATAGTTTTAGCCGATCTAATCGAATGTGAGCGT gATCCATACATATGGCgatgtattaaattatctttgtTAGAACGTACAATACCGCCGGCGACTACTTCCACCATAACAGCTACTTCAAATAACGAAGTCAAAAAAACGGTGTTGAACCCACGCAAAGACAACAATCATGCAATCACTGTTACTGAGGATGCTCGATGCATTTTTTCTGCAACCTTTCAAACCCAACGCATCGAAATGGTCATTAAGAACAATATAGAACGAAATATGCGTGTACTTTCCATCGATTTTTTGGGACGACGACGAGATTCGCAAATTAAACTTGTAGACCCTGATCATGACAATACCGCGTTCGAAATCGCCGCTAACAGTAGCCGCACACTAGTGTTTGAAGTAGAATCGAAATTTTATGGAGAATCGCGTGAAGTTTTTATTATCAAATTCGAATCATTCCGCGTGAAGCGTTCCATTTTTATAGCTGTGTGCGAGACTGAGGCGGAAGCGGAAGCTGTACGTGCTCAGCCTAATCATATTACAGCAAGTACGTTGAATGGTGGTGCACAAAATCTACGCCAACGCTCTCGTCACTACGCTAATCAAGTTTGGTCGAATAAAGGGGAAGTCATACCCGGTGTAGGTTTGGCAACAAAGCGACGTTTTCTATCGCTTCGGATCCCCTATTATGAGGTGCCCGAACGATTGCGCAATGCTTATTTAACGTCGACCAGCCGCCAAGAAATGATAGACAACGTGGAAGGCATGTTCCCTTGTTTGAAAGAGGAGCTCAGCTTGAAGAACTATACAATTCGATTCGAAACACTAGTTTTTCTAGAAGAAAtcgaatattttgtaaatttccgAAATTACGATCGCGAGAGGGCGCATTTCACACGTGATGGCGAATTTTTGTCGCTGACAATCGAAAATCTATCTGAACGACGCCCGTCACTCGTTATTGGTGACACCGTACGCGCTATAAATCCTTGGTGTAATGATGATGATAAGCGTAGTTATGACGGCGTAATTCATAAAGTCCTTTTCAATCGTGTATTGCTGAAATTTAACGAAGGTTTTCAGTCCAAATATAACGGTGAAGATTATCGTTTGGAATTCTATTATTCGCGATTTGCTTTTCGAAAACAACACTTTGCAGTGAATCGTATAATAAAGCATGTGGGAGAACAATTTCTATTTCCTTCTCGTGTACACAACCGTGAAGAGCCACAACTGCAAATCGAATTAGACAGTGACGATAATCTTATACTACAAGACACCACTTGTCCATGGTTTAATCCGCTACTGAATCCAATACAAAAGCGAGCCATACGTAATATTTTGAGAGGTGAAACACATAATATGCCTTACATAATATTTGGGCCACCAGGCACCGGCAAAACCATGACACTCGTCGAAATTGTGTTACAGCTGGTTAAACTCTTACCCAGTTCACGTCTACTTATTGGCACACCCTCGAATGGATCTGCAGATTTGATAGCAACACGTTTGATTGATTCTAAACAACTACAACCAGGAGACTTTGTGCGCTTAGTTTCGCAGAATCAAATTGAGAAAGAACTGGTGCCGGAACACCTAATGCCATATTGTGCTACTGTGGATATGGCTGCCGATGGCACTTGTGACGATTCG ATGATTGTTACGGAATCAGGCATGAAATTACGCTGCCAAATGAAATATCTTGGCCGTCATCGGGTGACCATCAGCACTTGTACTACACTTGGCAATTTCCTACAAATGGGTTTCCCACCTGGACATTTCACACATGTGCTCATCGATGAATCTGGTCAGTGCACGGAACCCGAAGTGATGGTGCCCATGTGTTTAGTGTCGCAAAAGCGAGGACAAGTGATATTGGCCGGTGATCCACATCAACTGCAAGCGATAGTGATTAATCGATTTGCATCGGAACGGGGCTTATCAGTGTCACTGCTCGAGCGCATACTGGGTCGTACACCGTACCTACGCGATGTGATGCGTTTCCCCGACACTTCCGGATTCGATCCACGCTTGGTCACCAAACTACTGTATAACTACCGTTCCTTACCGTCCATACTCAATGTCTATAGCGAGTTGTTCTACGATTCCGAACTGCGAGCAATGGTCAATGAGAAGAATTCGCGTGAAGCTGATATGTTGAAGAAACTAGATGTGCTGCTGCCGGTCTCAGAGAAGCGTCCGAAGACTCATGGAATTTTCTTTTATGGCACTCGCAGCGAAAATAAACAGGAATCCGACTCACCATCGTGGTTTAATCCACTAGAAGCGAGAAAT GTGTTTTTGATGACCATCAAGTTATATCGTCAAGGCATTCAACCTGAAAACATCGGCATAATTACACCATATATGAAGCAAGTGAAGCATTTGCGCACGCTTTTTATCGAAGCCGATATTGCCATGCCGAAAATTGGTTCCGTAGAAGAGTTCCAGGGCCAG GAACGTGATATCATCCTTATATCTACAGTGCGCTCTTCACAGAAACTAATTGGCAGTGATTTGCGTCATGCCCTTGGTTTCGTACAAAGCGCCAAACGCATGAACGTGGCAATTTCGCGTGCACGCTACCTCATGTTTATATTTGGCAACCCCCATTTGCTATATTTGGATCATTGTTGGCGTTCGTGTATAAAATATTGCGTGGACAATGAGGCCTATTTGGGCTGTGATCTGCCAGACGACTTTGAGACGAGACCCGAACTCAATGAGAATGGTGCGATGATGGATGAGACTGCTTCCAAGTAA